A window of the Hypomesus transpacificus isolate Combined female chromosome 10, fHypTra1, whole genome shotgun sequence genome harbors these coding sequences:
- the LOC124472253 gene encoding angiopoietin-related protein 1-like encodes MDPRTWSLLVLVGLSLWGTIESLTRGSPLKRRRRATEEGADGEPKKCSYTFLVPEQKIKGPICASQVPSTDKDRVTRLDVAAVRDLLSKQRREMETLKLVVDVDGNMVNEMKLLRKESRNMNSRVTQLYMQLLHEIIRKRDNSLELAQLEGRILNATAESLRLAARYRELEVRYSALSAVVNNQSVLIGALEERCLQVYGRRHEQPPLGPPLVQVVPENIPVSIPRFTNEIQRDHSRTFPRERGSRSGPSPTGSTLEVKKPPQANFSAEGPYRDCQQAQEAGHSTSGMYLLKPDEAERPMQVWCEQGLDNGGWTVIQSRRDGSINFFRNWDNYKNGFGNIDGEYWLGLEGIYNMGKQGDYRLLVELEDWVGKKVYAEYSSFHLEPESEGYRLRLGTYQGNAGDSLSSHNGKQFTTLDRDKDAFSGNCAHFHKGGWWYNTCGQANLNGVWYTGGVYRSKFQDGIFWADYGGGFYSMKGVRMMIRPID; translated from the exons ATGGACCCCAGGACATGGAGCCTGCTGGTTCTGGTGGGGCTGTCCCTGTGGGGCACCATCGAGAGCCTCACCAGGGGCTCCCCCCTGAAACGGAGACGACGGGCCACTGAGGAAGGGGCGGACGGGGAACCCAAGAAGTGTTCGTACACCTTCCTGGTCCCCGAGCAGAAGATTAAAGGCCCTATCTGTGCCAGCCAGGTCCCGTCGACAGACAAGGACCGCGTGACGCGCCTGGACGTGGCGGCGGTGCGGGACCTCCTCTCCAAGCAGCGGCGCGAGATGGAGACGCTCAAGCTGGTGGTGGACGTGGACGGCAACATGGTGAACGAGATGAAGCTGCTGAGGAAGGAGAGCAGGAACATGAACTCCAGGGTGACCCAGCTCTACATGCAGCTGCTGCACGAGATCATCAGGAAGAGGGACAACTCCCTGGAGCTGGCCCAGCTGGAGGGACGCATCCTCAACGCCACGGCCGAGTCTCTGCGCCTGGCCGCGCGCTACCGCGAGCTGGAGGTCCGCTACTCGGCCCTGTCGGCCGTGGTCAACAACCAGTCTGTGCTGATCGGGGCCTTGGAGGAGCGCTGTCTGCAAGTGTACGGGCGCCGGCACGAGCAGCCTCCTCTGGGACCTCCACTGGTGCAGGTGGTTCCGGAGAACATCCCTGTCAGCATCCCACGCTTCACCAACGAGATTCAGAGGGACCATAGCAGGACGTTCCCCCGAGAACGGGGCTCCCGCTCTGGGCCTTCGCCCACAGGCAGCACCCTGGAGGTCAAGAAGCCACCACAGGCCAACTTCAGTGCTGAGG GTCCTTATCGAGACTGCCAGCAGGCTCAGGAGGCGGGCCACAGCACCAGCGGCATGTACCTGCTCAAACCAGACGAGGCTGAGCGGCCCATGCAGGTGTGGTGTGAGCAGGGCCTGGACAACGGAGGATGGACCGTCATCCAGAGCAGGAGGGACGGATCCATCAACTTCTTCAGGAACTGGGACAACTATAAG AATGGCTTTGGCAACATTGACGGTGAGTactggctggggctggagggcatCTACAACATGGGGAAGCAGGGCGACTACCGCCtcctggtggagctggaggactgggtggGGAAGAAGGTGTATGCTGAGTACAGCAGCTTCCACCTGGAGCCTGAGAGCGAGGGCTACCGGCTGAGGCTGGGCACCTACCAGGGCAACGCCGGAGACTCCCTCAGCAGCCACAACGGCAAACAGTTCACCACCCTGGACCGAGACAAGGACGCCTTCTCAG GTAACTGTGCACACTTCCATAAAGGTGGCTGGTGGTACAACACGTGTGGTCAGGCCAATCTGAACGGTGTGTGGTACACCGGTGGGGTCTACCGCAGCAAGTTCCAGGACGGCATCTTCTGGGCCGACTACGGGGGAGGGTTCTACTCCATGAAGGGGGTCCGCATGATGATCAGACCCATAGACTGA